One stretch of Psilocybe cubensis strain MGC-MH-2018 chromosome 6, whole genome shotgun sequence DNA includes these proteins:
- a CDS encoding Chitooligosaccharide oxidase yields the protein MLLSSFVRFSALLCLALLASADLRSDLSGKGFTVSFPGDSQYSSLSQAYNQRYTFQPAAIALPNTPQDVSAIITASAANNYQVVARSGGHSYIANGLGGRDSSVVVDLRNFKSISVDPSTGNAVVGSGSRLGDIALALNNAGRAMSHGTCPYVGIGGHSGYGGWGFTSRMWGLVLDNILSINVVTADGSIKTASSTSNSDLFWALRGAAGSFGITTSITFKTYPVPSSATIIGYNWDLTAAAAADALGRFQTYATSNNIPATFGPELTFSKGSAQGRVTFSLGGGFYGPASQLDAILSPFLSQMPASPGGGRTTGSYINSVASLTGGLPLNTASGPDRRDTFYAKSLMTPQSAPIADAARKAFFNYLANDGFNANTAWFVQAELYGGSNSAINSVGADATSYAHRSSLLTWQFYANSFSGNLPYPSQGLGFVDGMVNALVANSPSNWDIGAYTNYIDDRLQNWQQMYFGAHYSRLHDLKNQFDPNGVFTFPTGIQGDVVPNPPTNTNGVAIHPNGNTAKCLDVRAAEYANGTPVQIYDCNGTGAQKWVINRGTTAVRVAGTNFCLDAGSAPANGIGMKIWTCYDNLAAQTWNYNSNNMLALSVQAT from the exons ATGCTGTTGTCATCTTTCGTCAGGTTTTCCGCGTTGCTGTGCTTAGCTCTGCTCGCAAGTGCCGACCTCCGATCAGACTTGTCCGGGAAGGGCTTCACTGTCTCGTTCCCAGGAGATTCCCAATACTCTTCTCTTAGTCAAGCAT ACAATCAACGATATACCTTCCAACCAGCAGCTATCGCCCTACCGAATACCCCTCAAGATGTATCCGCCATAATTACAGCAAGTGCTGCAAACAACTACCAAGTTGTCGCTCGCAGTGGAGGA CACAGTTACATCGCCAATGGACTTGGGGGCCGGGACAGCTCGGTAGTTGTTGACCTTCGCAACTTTAAATCCATCTCCGTGGATCCTTCCACTGGAAACGCGGTCGTTGGATCTGGAAGCAGACTGGGGGACATTGCGTTAGCGCTGAACAATGCTGGAAGGGCAATGTCCCATGGAACATGTCCTTATGTGGGAATTGGAGGACATTCAG GATACGGGGGATGGGGATTTACTTCGCGTATGTGGGGACTAGTATTGGACAACATTCTCTCAATCAACGTCGTCACCGCTGATGGATCCATTAAAACCGCATCAAGTACCTCGAATTCCGACCTATTCTGG GCTCTTCGAGGCGCTGCGGGATCGTTTGGTATCACCACCTCAATAACATTCAAAACATACCCCGTGCCCTCCTCCGCAACAATTATTGGCTACAACTGGGACCTTACTGCGGCTGCTGCCGCGGATGCCCTAGGCCGTTTCCAGACATACGCTACATCGAACAACATTCCTGCGACCTTTGGACCCGAACTCACATTCTCCAAGGGCAGTGCACAGGGTCGAGTTACGTTCAGTCTCGGTGGTGGCTTCTACGGTCCCGCGAGTCAGCTCGACGCGATTTTATCACCGTTCCTCAGCCAGATGCCTGCGTCTCCTGGCGGCGGCCGTACGACGGGAAGCTACATCAATAGTGTCGCGTCGCTGACGGGTGGACTACCCCTGAACACGGCGAGTGGGCCCGACAGGAGGGACACATTCTACGCGAAGAGCTTGATGACACCCCAGTCGGCGCCAATTGCGGACGCAGCGCGCAAGGCATTCTTCAACTACCTGGCGAATGATGGATTCAACGCAAACACT GCGTGGTTTGTGCAAGCTGAGCTGTATGGAGGTTCCAACTCTGCTATCAACTCGGTAGGCGCGGACGCCACTTCGTACGCGCACCGCTCCTCGCTCCTCACATGGCAATTCTACGCGAACTCGTTCAGCGGCAATCTGCCCTACCCTTCGCAGGGCCTTGGGTTCGTTGATGGAATGGTCAACGCGTTGGTGGCAAACAGTCCGTCAAACTGGGATATCGG AGCGTACACGAACTACATCGACGACCGTCTGCAGAACT GGCAACAGATGTACTTTGGCGCTCACTACTCCCGTCTGCATGACCTCAAGAACCAGTTTGATCCCAACGGAGTGTTCACATTCCCCACAGGCATTCAAGGCGACGTTGTCCCGAACCCACCGACCAACACCAACGGCGTCGCAATCCATCCCAATGGAAACACCGCCAAATGCCTCGATGTCCGTGCGGCAGAATATGCCAACGGAACTCCAGTGCAAAT ATATGACTGCAACGGCACAGGTGCACAGAAGTGGGTGATCAACCGCGGGACAACGGCTGTACGTGTGGCTGGGACCAACTTCTGCTTGGATGCCGGTTCAG CGCCCGCGAACGGCATTGGGATGAAAATTTGGACTTGCTATGATAACCTCGCAGCACAGACGTGGAACTACAACTCGAACAACATGCTAGCGCTCTCTGTTCAAG CAACCTGA
- a CDS encoding Pyranose dehydrogenase 3: MTRFLSYLVASLTAGSAVAVILGEVDSLRETYDFVIVGGGTAGLVVANRLTEISKFNVLVLEAGPTDAGVLEIEVPFLCTHTTPQTPWDWNYTTIPQAALNGASLTYPRGHVLGGTSSVNCLVYTRGSQADFDRYAQVTGDSGWSWKSMLPYFKKSEKFTRPSDNHNTTGQFDPAVHGFSGFNSVSLPGASTAIDNRFNEAVGQLGGEFFEQLDYNSGTPLGFGWSQAVIDGPSGTRSSSSSGYLQKKILERPNLHVLVNAQVSRILHNSKAEAANPLFSSVEYRINGKGSLRTVTATKEIILSAGSINTPQILLNSGVGGKTALEKLDIVSQVDIEDVGQNLSDHPIITFAWLVNASTTYDDFNRNITLQNEEIQIWNKTRQGVFVNGIAQHIGFVRVPDNSSIFQSAPNPSSGPNSPHFEIFVSNFLLGNTPPTGQFLSISAIMLTPGVAARGSVTITSNDPFSTPVIDAGLMRDNGTDLPLMREAVRSILRLASAPTWANYIIGPASSTQPNLNSSDNEIDAFIKGNARSAYHVVGTSSMSKKGAKTGVVDPNLLLKHAAGVRIVDASVLPFVPAGHTQASTYALAERAADLIKADFAMSS; encoded by the exons ATGACTCGCTTTCTCTCATATCTCGTGGCCAGCTTGACAGCTGGTAGTGCCGTTGCAGTCATACTCGGGGAGGTCGATAGTCTACGAGAGACGTATGACTTCGTCATTGTGGGCG GCGGCACAGCCGGATTGGTTGTGGCCAATCGATTGACAGAGATCTCCAAATTTAATGTCCTTGTGCTTGAAGCTGGACCGAC TGACGCTGGTGTATTGGAGATTGAAGTACCGTTTTTATGCACGCATACCACTCCACAGACACCTTGGGATTGGAACTACACCACTATTCCACAGGCAGCACTGAATGGTGCGTCGTTGACATACCCACGTGGGCACGTTCTAGGGGGGACGAGCTCAGTCA ACTGTTTGGTATACACCCGAGGTTCGCAGGCGGATTTTGACCGCTATGCACAAGTGACAGGCGATTCTGGCTGGTCATGGAAGAGCATGTTGCCCTATTTTAAGAAGAGCGAGAAGTTCACTCGACCGTCCGATAACCACAACACGACAGGGCAATTTGACCCCGCCGTGCATGGATTCTCTGGTTTTAATTCTGTCAGCTTACCCGGAGCATCAACTGCTATTGATAATCGCTTTAACGAGGCGGTTGGCCAGCTTGGAGGAGAATTTTTCGAGCAATTGGATTACAATTCAGGGACACCGCTTGGATTCG GTTGGTCTCAGGCTGTAATTGACGGTCCATCAGGCACTCGAAGCAGTTCATCTTCTGGATATCTACAGAAGAAAATTTTGGAAAGACCCAATCTTCACGTTTTGGTAAATGCTCAGGTTTCCCGCATATTGCACAATAGCAAGGCGGAAGCTGCAAACCCACTCTTTAGCAGCGTTGAATACCGCATCAACGGCAAAG GATCCCTGAGGACGGTGACTGCGACGAAAGAAATTATACTATCTGCAGGATCCATTAACACGCCGCAAATACTGCTAAACTCTGGCGTAGGAGGAAAAACTGCTCTTGAAAAACTAGATATCGTATCGCAGGTCGATATTGAGGACGTTGGCCAAAACCTCTCTGACCACCCCATCATTACATTTGCATGGCTCGTAAACGCCAGCACTACATACGACGACTTCAATCGAAATATTACCCTACAGAACGAAGAAATTCAAATCTGGAACAAGACCCGCCAGGGTGTCTTTGTTAACGGCATCGCACAACATATTGGCTTCGTTCGCGTGCCTGATAATAGCTCAATCTTTCAATCCGCGCCGAATCCTTCATCTGGACCAAATTCACCACATTTTGAGATATTCGTTTCC AACTTCCTTCTGGGAAATACACCGCCGACTGGGCAATTCCTTAGTATTTCTGCAATTATGCTCACTCCAGGCGTAGCAGCACGCGGATCAGTGACGATAACCTCAAATGACCCCTTCTCTACTCCCGTAATCGACGCTGGCCTCATGCGAGACAACGGAACTGACCTCCCCCTTATGCGAGAAGCAGTCCGCAGTATCCTCCGGCTCGCATCGGCGCCTACTTGGGCCAACTACATCATTGGCCCTGCGTCTTCTACTCAGCCTAACCTCAACTCATCGGATAATGAAATTGACGCATTTATTAAAGGGAACGCTAGGTCCGCATACCATGTGGTAGGTACAAGCTCTATGTCAAAGAAAGGCGCAAAGACGGGCGTTGTGGACCCTAACCTTCTACTCAAACACGCCGCGGGTGTTCGGATTGTGGATGCTTCTGTTTTG CCATTTGTGCCTGCGGGGCACACCCAAGCCTCGACGTACGCACTCGCAGAACGTGCTGCTGATCTGATTAAGGCAGATTTTGCAATGTCCTCATAA
- a CDS encoding Lactonohydrolase oryL → MTMVDISLERKATDINIPFTTLSLPETVQVTNGGTGPFKGSLLFATRGRQNLPPALVLVNPTAPNNATVLLDNFFGRQFNSMNDLKIHPSGNIFFTDDTFGFVNDQRPPPSLPSQSYMFDPETGLVRMVSDGAITPNGIAFNADGSVAYIADSSALINNTLSATIYAYDVDAKTFAFNNRRVFAFIDTGIPDGIQVDTNGNVYAGCGDGVQIFREDGVLLGKIFVGANVANMAFAGDGRLVILAGSSIFLAQIEAKSALFTI, encoded by the exons ATGACTATGGTTGACATCTCCTTGGAGCGTAAAGCCACAGATATCAATATTCCTTTCACGACG CTATCACTTCCGGAAACTGTCCAAGTTACCAACGGAGGTACTGGTCCGTTCAAAGGATCACTGCTGTTTGCGACTCGTGGTCGCCAGAACCTTCCTCCTGCATTAGTTTTGGTCAACCCAACGGCCCCTAACAATGCAACTGTGCTTCTCGACAACTTTTTTGGCCGTCAATTCAACTCAATGAATGACCTCAAAATTCATCCCAGCGGCAACATCTTTTTTACGGACGACAC TTTTGGGTTTGTGAACGATCAGAGACCTCCACCTTCGCTACCCAGTCAAAGCTATATGTTCGATCCGGAAACAGGTCTCGTCAGAATGGTGTCAGATGGAGCCATCACTCCAAACGGAATAGCATTCAATGCGGACGGTAGTGTCGCGTATAT AGCCGACTCGTCAGCGCTGATCAACAACACTCTTTCTGCCACAAT ATACGCTTATGATGTCGACGCGAAGACCTTTGCATTCAATAATCGCAGAGTTTTTGCCTTTATTGATACGGGAATACCTGATGGAATACAGGTCGATACCAATGGAAACGTTTACGCTGGTTGCGGTGACGGAGTCCAG ATCTTTAGAGAGGATGGTGTATTGCTAGGAAAGATATTTGTAGGAGCGAATGTAGCGAATATGGCGTTCGCAGGTGACGGAAGACTTGTCATCCTAGCTGGAAGCTCTATTTTCCTTGCACAAATTGAGGCAAAAAGTGCGCTGTTTACAATCTAG
- a CDS encoding Lactonohydrolase oryL, which produces MALVEKELSSTEKDINVPFTVLSLPETVQITNGATGPFRGSLLLTTRGRAELPSALVLLNPKPPNNATVLLDNFFGRQFNSMNDLKIHPSGNIFFTDDSLAFTDNERPPPLLPSQTYMFDPRTGLVKMVADGVVVPNGIAFSPDGTIAYIADSASVATDQTRPATIYAFDVDPESFTFKNRRVLCYIDSGIPDGVQVDTEGNVYVASGDGVQVSIEKSTVQTKLLKESIQVFRKDGVILGKLFFGARVANMAFAGDGNLVVLVSSAIFLAKINAKSALVSI; this is translated from the exons ATGGCACTCGTTGAAAAGGAACTATCAAGCACCGAGAAAGATATCAATGTCCCGTTCACAGTG CTTTCTCTACCAGAAACTGTTCAGATTACAAACGGGGCGACAGGCCCTTTCCGAGGCTCGTTGCTTCTGACAACCCGAGGCCGAGCTGAGCTGCCATCTGCTCTGGTATTACTGAATCCAAAACCACCCAATAATGCCACGGTCCTTCTAGACAATTTCTTTGGACGTCAGTTTAACTCCATGAATGACCTCAAGATACACCCGAGTGGGAATATATTTTTCACTGATGATAG CCTTGCCTTTACAGACAACGAAAGGCCGCCTCCTTTGCTCCCAAGCCAGACCTATATGTTTGATCCAAGAACAGGTCTAGTTAAAATGGTAGCCGATGGGGTAGTCGTCCCTAACGGAATCGCGTTCAGCCCGGACGGCACAATAGCTTATAT AGCCGATTCTGCTTCTGTGGCAACTGATCAAACTCGACCAGCTACAAT CTATGCTTTTGACGTTGATCCAGAGTCGTTTACATTCAAGAATCGCCGGGTCCTATGTTACATTGATTCTGGAATACCAGATGGAGTTCAAGTAGATACTGAAGGAAATGTGTACGTTGCTAGCGGCGATGGTGTTCAAGTAAGTATTGAAAAGTCAACTGTACAAACGAAATTGCTGAAAGAATCCATCCAGGTGTTCAGAAAAGATGGTGTTATTCTTGGAAAGCTGTTTTTTGGAGCAAGGGTGGCCAACATGGCATTCGCAGGAGATGGAAACTTGGTGGTACTCGTCAGTAGTGCAATTTTTCTCGCCAAAATTAACGCCAAAAGTGCCCTGGTCTCTATATAA